GCtcgtcttatgaagataggttgtgTGAGcttggacttttctctttggagtgaaggaggatgagaggaaacttgataagaggtgtacaagatgatagagtGGATGGGAGGGGGGGGCAAGAGCCATTTttccagggcaggaatggctaatacaagggggtggggtggagggaagtATTAGTAATTGGAGGaactttctttacacagaggattGTGGATGCATGGAACACCCTTCCAGGATTGGTGGTaggagcagatacattagggacatttaaaaaaaaactcttagataggcataaggatgatagaaaaatagagggttatgttaGAGGGAAGGCTAGATTAactttggagtaggttaaaagtttggcacaacattgaagGAGCTGAACTGTGCTGTAACCTGCTAGGTTTTATGTACAGTTCATTGGAAAAGGATGTCCTAAGCCTCAACAGTCGTATATAAATGCCAATTCCTTCATTTCTTTTGAACTTGAGTTCCCAATTAAAGTTGGACTCAGTCTCTGTTGTTTGCTCCCAGCTGGACCCAAGGGTTCACAACCCTAATGATGGTAACTTCAGCCTGGACGAATGACCACAGCCTGGGTGTTGTCTCTGGGACGCAGTGCCTTATGGAGCCCAGACTTACCAAGCAGCAGCCCAGTATATGTCGGGTTTGTGGTCAGCCTGCAGAACATGTCTGGGGAGGGAGCAGAAACTCACCTGGAGGACAGCTGGTGACTTCCTGGTTGACGTAGATGAGAACCCATTGTCCGGTGAATTTGCGAAAAGGTGGTGGGTACGTTTTTAAGACATTGCAAATGTACCGGTCTGTGTCGGACACATTGAGGTCCCTGATGCTTATCGTCACATTGTTTGGGCTCAACCAAACCTGGCAGTGGAACTGATCTTTTGTCTTTGAGGGTTGCATTGTGTGGTTGGAGAAGAAAGCAGTGCAGACCTCTGTGCTTTTGTTCAGCACCCCTTTATACAGGACGACATGGAACTCTTCTCCAGTCTTGGTGCCACTAAGCCCACACAAAAGGCTAGCCTCTCCTTCAAGGCTGGCAGTCACAAAGCGGGGTCTGGACGAACTTCTGTGTGGTCCTAAAACAGAAACAGATCAAGTTTCATTATAAAGAACAATATTCACTGCCCCAAGATGTGGATGGCTGTGGCAAGACTCGCAATAATTGT
This genomic stretch from Mobula birostris isolate sMobBir1 chromosome 6, sMobBir1.hap1, whole genome shotgun sequence harbors:
- the LOC140199879 gene encoding T-cell-specific surface glycoprotein CD28-like, which encodes MRNLWLFILSLPAVATLGGPHRSSSRPRFVTASLEGEASLLCGLSGTKTGEEFHVVLYKGVLNKSTEVCTAFFSNHTMQPSKTKDQFHCQVWLSPNNVTISIRDLNVSDTDRYICNVLKTYPPPFRKFTGQWVLIYVNQEVTSCPPEEENGYWLLLTVILTTLAMLLFLYGLSMTVVYCKYKMNNDRIYMNVRN